One genomic segment of Capricornis sumatraensis isolate serow.1 chromosome X, serow.2, whole genome shotgun sequence includes these proteins:
- the RBMX2 gene encoding RNA-binding motif protein, X-linked 2, whose product MPLAASPGSCFLGSEPAPAEMNPLTKVKLINELNEREVQLGVAETVSWHNEYKDSAWIFLGGLPYELTEGDIICVFSQYGEIVNINLVRDKKTGKSKGFCFLCYEDQRSTILAVDNFNGIKIKGRTIRVDHVSNYRLPEDSEEMDEVTRELQERGCGTHTPPPSSSEGSEDDKPTRKHKKDKKEKKKKKKDKEKTGQEVQAEQPASSSLPRSKTIKEKDDPGSKKHSGKHSEKAEKGQKSESREVRKSHPSSPEVRTTCRGGTEGREREPRKEKSKHEHKSSSRREEREDRHRERDRGRSSDIHSRWHDGRSEGQHDGRSEGRSHRSRSRSRDRSHRHKRSQHSRDQESSNPREHKHH is encoded by the exons ATGCCTCTTGCGGCTTCTCCGGGAAGTTGCTTCCTAGGTTCTGAGCCCGCACCCGCGGAGATGAA CCCTTTAACTAAAGTGAAGCTGATTAATGAGCTGAATGAGCGTGAGGTCCAACTGGGGGTGGCGGAGACGGTGTCTTGGCACAACGAGTACAAGGACAGCGCTTGGATCTTCCTGG gggGACTTCCTTATGAACTGACTGAAGGGGACATCATTTGTGTGTTCTCACA atACGGGGAGATTGTTAACATTAATCTGGTACGGGACAAGAAGACTGGGAAATCCAAAGGATTCTGTTTCCTCTGCTATGAAGACCAGAGGAGCACAATTCTGGCTGTTGACAATTTTAATGGGATCAAG ATCAAAGGAAGAACTATCCGAGTGGACCATGTATCTAACTATCGACTTCCTGAGGACTCAGAAGAAATGGATGAGGTGACCAGAGAGCTGCAGGAGAGGGGCTGTGGGACTCATACTCCTCCACCAAGTTCATCTGAGGGCTCTGAAGATGACAAACCCaccagaaaacacaaaaaag acaaaaaggaaaaaaagaaaaaaaagaaagacaaagagaagacTGGCCAGGAAGTACAGGCAGAGCAGCCAGCCTCCTCTTCATTGCCCAGAAGCAAGACGATAAAGGAAAAGGATGACCCTGGCTCTAAAAAGCACAGTGGCAAGCactcagagaaggcagagaagggtCAGAAGTCGGAGTCCAGGGAGGTGCGGAAGTCCCACCCCAGTTCCCCTGAGGTCAGGACGACCTGCCGTGGTGGAACGGAGGGCCGAGAGAGGGAGCCAAGAAAGGAGAAGTCCAAGCACGAACACAAGTCATCAagcaggagggaagagagagaagacaggcacagggagagagacaggggtCGAAGCTCAGACATACATTCCAGATGGCATGACGGGCGCTCTGAGGGGCAGCATGACGGGCGCTCTGAGGGGCGTAGTCACAGGAGTAGAAGTAGGAGCCGAGATAGGTCCCACCGGCACAAAAGGTCCCAGCACTCCCGAGACCAGGAATCCTCTAATCCCAGGGAGCACAAGCATCACTGA